Proteins from a single region of Gossypium arboreum isolate Shixiya-1 chromosome 1, ASM2569848v2, whole genome shotgun sequence:
- the LOC108480235 gene encoding uncharacterized protein LOC108480235 produces MGVDYYNILKVNRHANEEDLKKAYKRLAMIWHPDKNPSYKRPEAEAKFKLLSEAYDVLSDPMKRQIYDLYGEEALKSGQFPPPNQSHASTSASYPRGAGHYYNNSNNNQRQQQPNTDSFRFKPRDADDIYEELFGAEANGGRGNRGFREGHFRNSNGYGTSSTTSNGELRKAAAVENVLHCSLEELYKGAKKKMRIARNVFDPSVSGKFRTLEEILTIEIKPGWKRGTKITFPEKGNEEPGVIPADVIFVIEEKPHATYKRDGNDLVVNQEITLLEALTGRTLDLTTLDGRSLMIPLTEIVNPGAEIVVPNEGMPISKEAGRKGNLRIKLDVKYPSRLTTEQKSELRRVLASVS; encoded by the exons ATGGGCGTCGATTATTACAATATTCTGAAAGTGAATCGCCACGCCAACGAAGAGGATCTCAAAAAGGCTTACAAGAGGCTGGCCATGATTTGGCACCCCGACAAGAACCCTTCCTACAAAAGACCCGAAGCCGAAGCCAAATTCAAGCTTCTCTCCGAAGCTTACGATGTTCTATCAGATCCGATGAAACGACAGATCTACGATCTTTACGGCGAGGAGGCTCTCAAATCCGGACAATTCCCGCCTCCTAACCAATCTCACGCTTCCACGTCGGCGTCTTATCCCCGCGGAGCTGGCCATTActataacaatagtaataataatcaGAGGCAGCAGCAACCTAATACGGATTCTTTCAGGTTTAAGCCGAGGGATGCAGATGATATATACGAGGAGCTGTTTGGGGCGGAGGCCAATGGTGGAAGAGGAAATAGAGGGTTTAGAGAAGGGCATTTTAGGAATAGTAATGGTTACGGGACTAGTAGCACTACTAGTAATGGAGAATTGAGGAAAGCCGCTGCCGTGGAAAATGTGTTGCATTGTAGCTTGGAAGAGCTTTATAAAGGTGCCAAGAAGAAAATGAGGATTGCGAGGAATGTTTTTGACCCTTCTGTCTCAGG TAAGTTTAGGACTCTGGAGGAGATATTGACCATTGAAATAAAACCTGGTTGGAAGAGGGGCACAAAGATCACATTCCCTGAGAAGGGTAATGAGGAGCCCGGTGTAATTCCTGCTGATGTGATTTTTGTGATAGAGGAGAAGCCACATGCTACTTATAAGAGGGATGGTAACGATTTGGTCGTCAATCAAGAGATTACTCTGCTAGAGGCCCTCACAGGTAGGACTCTTGACCTGACTACCTTGGATGGGAGGAGTCTCATGATACCACTAACTGAGATCGTCAATCCTGGTGCCGAGATTGTGGTTCCAAATGAAGGAATGCCTATCTCGAAAGAAGCTGGGAGGAAGGGTAATTTGAGGATCAAGTTAGATGTCAAGTACCCATCAAGGCTAACCACAGAACAGAAATCTGAGCTAAGGAGAGTTTTGGCCAGTGTTTCGTAA
- the LOC108481067 gene encoding uncharacterized protein LOC108481067, translating into MEKKPNENFRQYAQRLRDVAMQVQPSLLEKKTTILFINTLKAPFITHMIGSTTKSFADIVMAGEMIKNAIRGGKIEGEIAKRSAPMRKDGEVNNTSTYNTRAITVGQSKTTAVEQQSSQKKESRTRQDTERMQFTPIPVTYRELYQSLYDAHAISPFHLKPLQPLYPKWYDANASTENPLPNHGDQRVNAIGETSERRVKEDVIEVRMPMKVIWEEMMKRGMLTSKNEKGEIRNYGEFHEKEGYETQDCEEFKALVQGFIDNKELQIFEGSSSKKEGNNKVGAQVVPKVIIHKPVSFPYKDNKRVPWSYNCHVSLLEKEDVASTSKDVQIEGSHTRSGKGYDTMGVKEEPIKTKNASVEKKKEAEVPIKEPLDRLVNNISADNFIHFNDDEIPPEGRRSTKALHITTRCKGYTLPSVLVDNESALNVLPLSTLNRLPIDDSYIKTCQNVVRAFDRRPWIHSAGAVPSSLHQKLKLVTDGWLVTINAEEDIIAAVTSKALYIETNEESNECSFRSLEFVNATFISEGSELLVLKIARATRMALQMMAGKGTSLKRGLGKYLQGRTQIPELKKKRDRFGLGFKLDYKQRKREIEKRQEERGACLNRREIEWEPMTFPPISRTFISRGLLIEGSHQINVVQEERSDQGNLEGICPY; encoded by the exons atggagaaaaagcctaatgaaaactTTAGGCAATACGCACAGAGATTGAGAGATGTGGCAATGCAAGTCCAACCATCATTGTTGGAGAAGAAGACTACCATAttgttcatcaacactttgaaggcTCCATTCATTACCCATATGATTGGGAGTACTACTAAAAGCTTTgcggatatagttatggcgggAGAGATGATCAAGAATGCTATAAGAGGAGGCAAAATCGAGGGGGAAATAGCCAAAAGATCGGCCCCAATGAGAAAGGATGGGGAAGTGAATAATACAAGCACCTATAACACcagggcaatcacagttggtcagTCTAAAACGACTGCGGTTGAGCAACAAAGTTCTCAAAAGAAAGAGTCGAGAACCAGGCAGGACACTGAAAGGATGCAATTCACACCTATTCccgtgacgtatcgtgagctctatcaaagcttatacgatgcacatgctatTTCTCCTTTCCATTTGAAACCACTGCAGCCCctatatcccaaatggtatgatgcaaatgccag TACTGAAAACCCGCTGCCAAATCATGGCGATCAAAGAGTGAATGCCATTGGTGAAACCAGTGAGAGAAGAGTGAAGGAAGATGTTATTGAGGTGAGGATGCCTATGAAGGTGATCTGGGAGGAGAtgatgaagagaggtatgttAACCTCTAAAAACGAGAAAGGAGAAATAAGGAACTATGGTGAGTTCCATGAGAAAGAAGGATATGAAACTCAAGATTGTGAAGAATTCAAGGCCTTGGTGCAAGGCTTTATAGACAATAAAGAGCTACAGATTTTTGAAGGTAGCTCTAGTAAAAAAGAA GGGAATAATAAAGTAGGGGCACAAGTGGTGCCTAAGGTCATAATCCACAAACCAGTGTCCTTCccttataaggataacaagaGGGTACCATGGAGTTATAACTGCCATGTGTCATTGCTGGAGAAAGAGGATGTAGCCAGTACGTCCAAGGATGTACAAATTGAAGGTTCCCATACACGGAGTGGGAAGGGGTATGATACGATGGGTGTCAAAGAGGAGCCCATAAAAACAAAGAATGCTAGTGTGGAGAAGAAAAAAGAAGCTGAAGTGCCAATCAAGGAGCCA ctaGACCGGTTGGTGAACAACATTAGCGCGGACAATTTCATCcactttaatgatgatgaaatcccaccaGAGGGCAGGAGGTCAACTAAGGCCTTGCACATTACCACTCGATGCAAGGGGTACACACTCCCAAGCGTGCTTGTCGATAATGAATCAGCCCTGAATGTTCTACCGTTGTCtacattgaacagattacccattgatgATTCTTACATAAAAACATGTCAAAATGTGGTAAGAGCGTTCGACA gaaggccatggatacactcagcgGGAGCGGTGCCCTCATCATTGCACCAGAAATTAAAGTTAGTGACGGATGGATGGTTAGTAACCATCAATGcagaggaggacattatagctGCAGTTACTAGCAAGGCCCTTTATATCGAAACAAATGAGGAATCTAATGAGTGTTCTTTTCGCTCTTTAGAGTTTGTAAATGCAACCTTCATTTCAGAGGGGAGTGAGTTACTGGTACTAAAGATAGCAAGAGCTACGAGGATGGCTCTACAAATGATGGCAGGAAAGGGAACTTCACTAAAAAGAGGGTTAGGAAAATATTTGCAAGGAAGGACTCAAATCCCTgaacttaaaaagaaaagagatcgctTTGGTCTAGGTTTCAAACTAGATTATAAGCAAAGGAAGAGGGAGATTGAGAAGCGCCAAGAGGAAAGAGGGGCGTGCCTTAATAGAAGAGAAATAGAGTGGGAGCCGATGACATTCCCTCCAATATCCCGAACCTTCATATCGAGAGGGTTACTCATA